A stretch of DNA from Tissierella sp.:
AAGGTTTCAAGAGTTATTCTATCCTTACAAGAATAAGGTAACTTATTCCCTATCAGGACTACTAGCTGTACAAATAGGACTATTACCTATACAAGCATATTATTTTAATAATATATCTGTAATAAGCATAATTTCCAATCTAATTATTGCACCAATACTATCTTTGGCATTGATAATAGGTGGGATTATGGTAGGATTATCTCATTTGATTCCTAGCTTAAATTCTATACCGGGTCTTATATTAGATTTAATTTTATCAGTTAATTTTTATTTAGTGGATTTTTTATATTCCATACCATTTGGAGTGATTAAAATATTTTCACCAAGTATATGGGAAATTATTTTATATTATATTTTCATACTTATAGTATTTAAAGTTATTAAGGTAAGAAAACTGCATCTTAATATTAAAAAAGTTATTATATATTATTTAATTTTAATGACAATATGGAGCTCAGTCACATTAATGAATCATAAGTCCATTGAATTACATTTTGTTGATGTAGGTCAAGGGGATTGTATTCTTATAAGGACATTAAAGGGAGACTATTTAATAGATACTGGTGGAAGTATTTTGGATTCCTTTGATGTTGGAGAAAGCATTACTTTGCCTTATCTGCAGAAACTGGGGGTAAGCAAGCTTAAGGGAGTGTTTATTACTCATTTTGATGCTGATCATTGTGGAGCTTTACCTTTATTAATAGAAAATTTAAATATTGAAAATATCTTAATTTCATATGAGGATAGGGACAATGAAGTATATAATGAGATTAAAGATTCTGGAGTAGCAATTACAATTCTCAAAGAAAAAGATAAACTATTTTTAGATGATAATACTTTAATAGAAGTTTTAAACCCAAATAAAGATTTATTCAATAGGGGAGAGGTAAGCAATAATTTATCCTTAGCATTTTTATTATCATATTATAATAAGCAAATACTTTTTACGGGAGATATTGAAAAAGAAGCTGAACTGGAAATAGTGGACAAATTTAAATCTAATATAGACATAATTAAGATACCTCATCACGGAAGTAATACATCATCTAGCGAGGAATTTCTTAATAAAATTAAACCACAAATAGGTATAATTTCTGTAGGTAGGAATAATTTCTATGGACACCCAGGAAAGGATGTACTAGACAGATATGAAGAATTAGGTACAAAAATATATAGAACAGATACTATGGGAATGATAAAGCTAGAATTAAATAAAGATGAAATAAGCTTAACTTCTTTTGTTAATGAAGATTTAAGATTAATTCAATTCTTAGATGAAAATTTACTAAATGTTATTTTCTATATATCATTTTGTTTATTTTCCTACATTTTGTCAAAACATTATTTATATAAGGAGGGTGAATTGTGAATTATAATGAGTTTTTAGATATAATAAAAAGTAATAAACTAATACCAGCATATATTTTTACAGGAGAAGAAGAATATCTAATGCACGAAGTCATTGACATTTTAAAGCATAAATTTGTTGATATTTCATTTGAAGCCATAAACTACATCGTCATAGATGGCAAAG
This window harbors:
- a CDS encoding DNA internalization-related competence protein ComEC/Rec2, with protein sequence MERPFVFMTIPLIFGIIFAYYFNFDMLLIIIFIILSIFAYILNLIKGKSNSWILFFICLFLGAIINNYNLNSSELNSKADKNLVLNGIVDEVVWEEEDQGKYIIIINSIEENLLQRTVKEKTVLKVLGNTKLEMGDKIRFSGVLKIPLENTNPNLFNYRLSLLSNKIYTSITINDYSIINIENTNKAFKYKLKSKFREHVESVFDNNLSIDNSSLMKSIILGEYSYLDEENISKYRELGLAHILAVSGLHIGIIAGFLIYILSHLGVKRKANVIISLSIIWFYGYLIGFPPSLLRANIMFSILFYAQILAEPYDSINSLFLAMFVLLLFNPMWIFNLGFQLSFLATFSIIYITPRFQELFYPYKNKVTYSLSGLLAVQIGLLPIQAYYFNNISVISIISNLIIAPILSLALIIGGIMVGLSHLIPSLNSIPGLILDLILSVNFYLVDFLYSIPFGVIKIFSPSIWEIILYYIFILIVFKVIKVRKLHLNIKKVIIYYLILMTIWSSVTLMNHKSIELHFVDVGQGDCILIRTLKGDYLIDTGGSILDSFDVGESITLPYLQKLGVSKLKGVFITHFDADHCGALPLLIENLNIENILISYEDRDNEVYNEIKDSGVAITILKEKDKLFLDDNTLIEVLNPNKDLFNRGEVSNNLSLAFLLSYYNKQILFTGDIEKEAELEIVDKFKSNIDIIKIPHHGSNTSSSEEFLNKIKPQIGIISVGRNNFYGHPGKDVLDRYEELGTKIYRTDTMGMIKLELNKDEISLTSFVNEDLRLIQFLDENLLNVIFYISFCLFSYILSKHYLYKEGEL